A single Vigna radiata var. radiata cultivar VC1973A chromosome 8, Vradiata_ver6, whole genome shotgun sequence DNA region contains:
- the LOC106772825 gene encoding uncharacterized protein LOC106772825 isoform X4, whose protein sequence is MTWLHHRIWPYESNMTQHDSYLSTLLCGIELIHSGVTCFAEAGGQHVSEMARAVSLLGLRACLTQSTMDSGHGLPPSWATRTTDQCIKSQKDNYDKYHNTAHGRIRIWFGIRQIMNSTPRLLIETRDAATQLKTGIHMHVAEIPYENQLVRDVHKVDHGTVTYLDKIDFLQSNLLAAHSVWLDNNEISLLSRSGVKVSHCPAAAMRMLGFAPVREMLDAGVCVSLGTDGAPSNNRMSIVDEMYLASLINKGREVYANGTTDPTALPAETILRMVTVNGAKSVLWDDELGSLEVGKKADIVVVNPSSWPMVPVHDCISSIVYSMRSENVISVMCNGVWIMKNKKIIHVDEEEVILKAKEASVELLKRAGITLQSRMNMI, encoded by the exons ATGACCTGGTTGCATCACCGCATCTGGCCCTACGAATCCAACATGACCCAACACGATTCTTACCTCTCTACTTTGCTTTGCGGGATTGAACTCATTCATTCCGGCGTAACCTGTTTTGCTGAAGCTGGGGGTCAACATGTGTCTGAAATGGCTAGAGCAGTCAGCTTACTGGGTCTGCGAGCTTGTTTAACCCAGTCAACCATGGACTCTGGCCACGGTTTGCCTCCTTCCTGGGCCACTCGTACCACGGATCAATGCATTAAG TCTCAAAAGGACAATTATGACAAGTACCACAACACAGCCCATGGTCGCATCAGAATCTGGTTCGGAATACGACAAATCATGAACTCTACTCCTCGCTTGCTTATCGAAACAAGAGATGCTGCAACACAACTAAAAACTGGAATACACATG CATGTTGCAGAGATACCGTATGAGAACCAACTAGTCAGGGATGTTCACAAAGTAGATCACGGAACTGTTACATACTTGGACAAGATAGATTTCCTTCAAAGCAATCTGCTAGCAGCTCACTCAGTTTGGCTTGATAATAACGAG ATATCTCTTCTTTCAAGATCAGGGGTCAAAGTGTCCCACTGTCCTGCTGCTGCAATGCGAATGCTTGGATTTGCACCTGTAAGGGAGATGCTTGATGCTGGCGTTTGTGTCTCTCTGGGAACTGATGGGGCCCCATCAAACAATCGCATGAGCATCG TTGATGAAATGTACCTAGCTTCTCTAATTAATAAAGGACGGGAAGTTTATGCAAATGGAACTACAGATCCAACAGCATTGCCCGCTGAAACTATTCTTAGAATGGTTACAGTTAATGGTGCAAAGTCGGTATTGTGGGATGACGAACTAGGTTCTCTTGAGGTTGGGAAAAAG GCGGACATTGTTGTAGTCAATCCTTCCTCTTGGCCTATGGTTCCTGTTCATGACTG CATTTCCAGCATAGTGTATTCCATGCGATCAGAAAATGTGATATCTGTCATGTGCAATGGCGTGTGGataatgaagaacaagaagattaTACACGTGGACGAG GAAGAAGTTATTTTGAAGGCAAAAGAGGCTTCTGTTGAACTTCTGAAGAGGGCAGGCATAACATTACAAAGCAGAATGAACAtgatttga
- the LOC106772825 gene encoding uncharacterized protein LOC106772825 isoform X2, with protein MEREREVVSVLHGGMIITMDEEQRVFRDGGIVIEGDKIKAIGRSAQILAEFSDVAHHILDLTGHILLPGFINTHVHSSQQLARGIADDVDLMTWLHHRIWPYESNMTQHDSYLSTLLCGIELIHSGVTCFAEAGGQHVSEMARAVSLLGLRACLTQSTMDSGHGLPPSWATRTTDQCIKSQKDNYDKYHNTAHGRIRIWFGIRQIMNSTPRLLIETRDAATQLKTGIHMHVAEIPYENQLVRDVHKVDHGTVTYLDKIDFLQSNLLAAHSVWLDNNEISLLSRSGVKVSHCPAAAMRMLGFAPVREMLDAGVCVSLGTDGAPSNNRMSIVDEMYLASLINKGREVYANGTTDPTALPAETILRMVTVNGAKSVLWDDELGSLEVGKKHFQHSVFHAIRKCDICHVQWRVDNEEQEDYTRGRGRSYFEGKRGFC; from the exons atggagagagagagggagGTGGTGAGTGTGCTGCACGGTGGTATGATCATAACCATGGACGAGGAGCAGCGAGTGTTTAGGGACGGGGGAATCGTGATCGAAGGAGATAAAATCAAAGCTATTGGACGATCTGCACAAATTCTTGCTGAATTTTCTGATGTGGCCCACCACATCCTCGATCTCACCGGCCACATCTTACTCCCTG GATTTATTAACACCCACGTCCATAGTTCCCAACAACTGGCTAGAGGCATAGCCGATGATGTGGACTTGATGACCTGGTTGCATCACCGCATCTGGCCCTACGAATCCAACATGACCCAACACGATTCTTACCTCTCTACTTTGCTTTGCGGGATTGAACTCATTCATTCCGGCGTAACCTGTTTTGCTGAAGCTGGGGGTCAACATGTGTCTGAAATGGCTAGAGCAGTCAGCTTACTGGGTCTGCGAGCTTGTTTAACCCAGTCAACCATGGACTCTGGCCACGGTTTGCCTCCTTCCTGGGCCACTCGTACCACGGATCAATGCATTAAG TCTCAAAAGGACAATTATGACAAGTACCACAACACAGCCCATGGTCGCATCAGAATCTGGTTCGGAATACGACAAATCATGAACTCTACTCCTCGCTTGCTTATCGAAACAAGAGATGCTGCAACACAACTAAAAACTGGAATACACATG CATGTTGCAGAGATACCGTATGAGAACCAACTAGTCAGGGATGTTCACAAAGTAGATCACGGAACTGTTACATACTTGGACAAGATAGATTTCCTTCAAAGCAATCTGCTAGCAGCTCACTCAGTTTGGCTTGATAATAACGAG ATATCTCTTCTTTCAAGATCAGGGGTCAAAGTGTCCCACTGTCCTGCTGCTGCAATGCGAATGCTTGGATTTGCACCTGTAAGGGAGATGCTTGATGCTGGCGTTTGTGTCTCTCTGGGAACTGATGGGGCCCCATCAAACAATCGCATGAGCATCG TTGATGAAATGTACCTAGCTTCTCTAATTAATAAAGGACGGGAAGTTTATGCAAATGGAACTACAGATCCAACAGCATTGCCCGCTGAAACTATTCTTAGAATGGTTACAGTTAATGGTGCAAAGTCGGTATTGTGGGATGACGAACTAGGTTCTCTTGAGGTTGGGAAAAAG CATTTCCAGCATAGTGTATTCCATGCGATCAGAAAATGTGATATCTGTCATGTGCAATGGCGTGTGGataatgaagaacaagaagattaTACACGTGGACGAG GAAGAAGTTATTTTGAAGGCAAAAGAGGCTTCTGTTGA
- the LOC106772825 gene encoding uncharacterized protein LOC106772825 isoform X3, with product MEREREVVSVLHGGMIITMDEEQRVFRDGGIVIEGDKIKAIGRSAQILAEFSDVAHHILDLTGHILLPGFINTHVHSSQQLARGIADDVDLMTWLHHRIWPYESNMTQHDSYLSTLLCGIELIHSGVTCFAEAGGQHVSEMARAVSLLGLRACLTQSTMDSGHGLPPSWATRTTDQCIKSQKDNYDKYHNTAHGRIRIWFGIRQIMNSTPRLLIETRDAATQLKTGIHMHVAEIPYENQLVRDVHKVDHGTVTYLDKIDFLQSNLLAAHSVWLDNNEISLLSRSGVKVSHCPAAAMRMLGFAPVREMLDAGVCVSLGTDGAPSNNRMSIVDEMYLASLINKGREVYANGTTDPTALPAETILRMVTVNGAKSVLWDDELGSLEVGKKIILLTFEFEVESCGVGIILCICIKHN from the exons atggagagagagagggagGTGGTGAGTGTGCTGCACGGTGGTATGATCATAACCATGGACGAGGAGCAGCGAGTGTTTAGGGACGGGGGAATCGTGATCGAAGGAGATAAAATCAAAGCTATTGGACGATCTGCACAAATTCTTGCTGAATTTTCTGATGTGGCCCACCACATCCTCGATCTCACCGGCCACATCTTACTCCCTG GATTTATTAACACCCACGTCCATAGTTCCCAACAACTGGCTAGAGGCATAGCCGATGATGTGGACTTGATGACCTGGTTGCATCACCGCATCTGGCCCTACGAATCCAACATGACCCAACACGATTCTTACCTCTCTACTTTGCTTTGCGGGATTGAACTCATTCATTCCGGCGTAACCTGTTTTGCTGAAGCTGGGGGTCAACATGTGTCTGAAATGGCTAGAGCAGTCAGCTTACTGGGTCTGCGAGCTTGTTTAACCCAGTCAACCATGGACTCTGGCCACGGTTTGCCTCCTTCCTGGGCCACTCGTACCACGGATCAATGCATTAAG TCTCAAAAGGACAATTATGACAAGTACCACAACACAGCCCATGGTCGCATCAGAATCTGGTTCGGAATACGACAAATCATGAACTCTACTCCTCGCTTGCTTATCGAAACAAGAGATGCTGCAACACAACTAAAAACTGGAATACACATG CATGTTGCAGAGATACCGTATGAGAACCAACTAGTCAGGGATGTTCACAAAGTAGATCACGGAACTGTTACATACTTGGACAAGATAGATTTCCTTCAAAGCAATCTGCTAGCAGCTCACTCAGTTTGGCTTGATAATAACGAG ATATCTCTTCTTTCAAGATCAGGGGTCAAAGTGTCCCACTGTCCTGCTGCTGCAATGCGAATGCTTGGATTTGCACCTGTAAGGGAGATGCTTGATGCTGGCGTTTGTGTCTCTCTGGGAACTGATGGGGCCCCATCAAACAATCGCATGAGCATCG TTGATGAAATGTACCTAGCTTCTCTAATTAATAAAGGACGGGAAGTTTATGCAAATGGAACTACAGATCCAACAGCATTGCCCGCTGAAACTATTCTTAGAATGGTTACAGTTAATGGTGCAAAGTCGGTATTGTGGGATGACGAACTAGGTTCTCTTGAGGTTGGGAAAAAG ATTATACTGTTGACATTTGAATTCGAAGTAGAGAGTTGTGGTGTGGGGATAATTCTTTGTATTTGCATAAAGCACAATTGA
- the LOC106772825 gene encoding uncharacterized protein LOC106772825 isoform X1 has protein sequence MEREREVVSVLHGGMIITMDEEQRVFRDGGIVIEGDKIKAIGRSAQILAEFSDVAHHILDLTGHILLPGFINTHVHSSQQLARGIADDVDLMTWLHHRIWPYESNMTQHDSYLSTLLCGIELIHSGVTCFAEAGGQHVSEMARAVSLLGLRACLTQSTMDSGHGLPPSWATRTTDQCIKSQKDNYDKYHNTAHGRIRIWFGIRQIMNSTPRLLIETRDAATQLKTGIHMHVAEIPYENQLVRDVHKVDHGTVTYLDKIDFLQSNLLAAHSVWLDNNEISLLSRSGVKVSHCPAAAMRMLGFAPVREMLDAGVCVSLGTDGAPSNNRMSIVDEMYLASLINKGREVYANGTTDPTALPAETILRMVTVNGAKSVLWDDELGSLEVGKKADIVVVNPSSWPMVPVHDCISSIVYSMRSENVISVMCNGVWIMKNKKIIHVDEEEVILKAKEASVELLKRAGITLQSRMNMI, from the exons atggagagagagagggagGTGGTGAGTGTGCTGCACGGTGGTATGATCATAACCATGGACGAGGAGCAGCGAGTGTTTAGGGACGGGGGAATCGTGATCGAAGGAGATAAAATCAAAGCTATTGGACGATCTGCACAAATTCTTGCTGAATTTTCTGATGTGGCCCACCACATCCTCGATCTCACCGGCCACATCTTACTCCCTG GATTTATTAACACCCACGTCCATAGTTCCCAACAACTGGCTAGAGGCATAGCCGATGATGTGGACTTGATGACCTGGTTGCATCACCGCATCTGGCCCTACGAATCCAACATGACCCAACACGATTCTTACCTCTCTACTTTGCTTTGCGGGATTGAACTCATTCATTCCGGCGTAACCTGTTTTGCTGAAGCTGGGGGTCAACATGTGTCTGAAATGGCTAGAGCAGTCAGCTTACTGGGTCTGCGAGCTTGTTTAACCCAGTCAACCATGGACTCTGGCCACGGTTTGCCTCCTTCCTGGGCCACTCGTACCACGGATCAATGCATTAAG TCTCAAAAGGACAATTATGACAAGTACCACAACACAGCCCATGGTCGCATCAGAATCTGGTTCGGAATACGACAAATCATGAACTCTACTCCTCGCTTGCTTATCGAAACAAGAGATGCTGCAACACAACTAAAAACTGGAATACACATG CATGTTGCAGAGATACCGTATGAGAACCAACTAGTCAGGGATGTTCACAAAGTAGATCACGGAACTGTTACATACTTGGACAAGATAGATTTCCTTCAAAGCAATCTGCTAGCAGCTCACTCAGTTTGGCTTGATAATAACGAG ATATCTCTTCTTTCAAGATCAGGGGTCAAAGTGTCCCACTGTCCTGCTGCTGCAATGCGAATGCTTGGATTTGCACCTGTAAGGGAGATGCTTGATGCTGGCGTTTGTGTCTCTCTGGGAACTGATGGGGCCCCATCAAACAATCGCATGAGCATCG TTGATGAAATGTACCTAGCTTCTCTAATTAATAAAGGACGGGAAGTTTATGCAAATGGAACTACAGATCCAACAGCATTGCCCGCTGAAACTATTCTTAGAATGGTTACAGTTAATGGTGCAAAGTCGGTATTGTGGGATGACGAACTAGGTTCTCTTGAGGTTGGGAAAAAG GCGGACATTGTTGTAGTCAATCCTTCCTCTTGGCCTATGGTTCCTGTTCATGACTG CATTTCCAGCATAGTGTATTCCATGCGATCAGAAAATGTGATATCTGTCATGTGCAATGGCGTGTGGataatgaagaacaagaagattaTACACGTGGACGAG GAAGAAGTTATTTTGAAGGCAAAAGAGGCTTCTGTTGAACTTCTGAAGAGGGCAGGCATAACATTACAAAGCAGAATGAACAtgatttga